The Dehalococcoidia bacterium genome window below encodes:
- a CDS encoding NUDIX domain-containing protein, giving the protein MPDDSTPALDRHWTVSVYVVSAGRVALHPHPKLSLWLPAGGHLEPGELPDDAALREAEEETGLRITLIDAAYGPPLPPPLPGRLPWPRPLARPIGVQLAPVAPGHEHLDLIYAARPLTAALLPPLAGDFRWLTPDEAEALGAPPDVVGWARLVIGRE; this is encoded by the coding sequence ATGCCTGACGATTCTACGCCAGCGCTCGACCGCCATTGGACGGTCTCGGTCTATGTTGTCAGCGCCGGGCGTGTGGCGCTTCATCCCCATCCGAAGCTCAGCCTCTGGCTGCCGGCGGGCGGTCACCTCGAGCCGGGCGAACTGCCTGACGACGCCGCGCTGCGCGAGGCCGAGGAAGAGACCGGCCTGCGCATCACTCTCATCGACGCCGCCTATGGACCACCGCTTCCGCCGCCGCTCCCCGGCCGGCTGCCGTGGCCGCGCCCGCTTGCTCGGCCGATCGGCGTTCAGCTCGCGCCGGTCGCCCCCGGCCACGAGCACCTCGACCTGATCTACGCCGCCCGCCCGCTGACCGCCGCGCTGCTCCCGCCGCTCGCGGGCGACTTCCGCTGGCTCACCCCCGATGAGGCGGAGGCGCTCGGCGCGCCGCCCGATGTCGTCGGCTGGGCCCGGCTCGTCATCGGACGGGAATAA
- a CDS encoding AEC family transporter, whose protein sequence is MLTVFVNVVLPVFVIVASAYLLGRWRKISPAPLSQVVFYLFSPALAFSGLTGGTLAVDEAAQIALFTLALAAVMLALGWVAARLLRLDGPHTSAFLLTSVFMNAGNLGLSIALFAFGEAGLQRAVVFFVVHSLLSGTLAVFLASRGVGSTRQALLSILRTPVSYAGVAGVAVLVWSLPVPLVVERAAGLLGAAAVPGMLAVLGLQLADIRGGAQVREIAVATVMRLVVGTGAALVLVHLFDLQGVTRAVMILQAAMPTAVFTVILASEFRAAPRFVTGVVLATTLGAIVTITLLATWLGVG, encoded by the coding sequence ATGCTGACCGTCTTTGTCAACGTCGTTCTGCCGGTCTTCGTCATCGTCGCTTCCGCCTACCTTCTTGGCCGCTGGCGCAAGATTTCGCCGGCACCGCTCAGCCAAGTGGTCTTCTATCTGTTCAGCCCGGCGCTCGCCTTTTCCGGGCTGACAGGAGGGACCCTAGCAGTGGACGAGGCGGCTCAGATCGCGCTCTTCACGCTGGCGCTCGCAGCGGTGATGCTGGCGCTCGGCTGGGTCGCGGCGCGGCTGCTTCGGCTGGATGGTCCGCACACGAGCGCCTTTCTCTTGACGTCGGTCTTCATGAACGCCGGCAACCTCGGGCTGTCGATCGCGCTGTTCGCGTTCGGCGAGGCGGGCCTGCAGCGGGCGGTCGTCTTCTTTGTCGTTCACAGCTTGCTCTCCGGCACCCTTGCCGTCTTCCTCGCCTCGCGCGGCGTCGGGAGCACGCGCCAAGCGCTGCTCAGCATCCTGCGGACGCCAGTGAGCTACGCAGGGGTGGCAGGGGTGGCAGTGCTCGTCTGGTCGCTGCCGGTACCGCTGGTGGTCGAGCGGGCGGCTGGGCTGCTTGGCGCGGCGGCGGTGCCGGGAATGCTGGCGGTGCTCGGCCTGCAGCTCGCCGATATCCGGGGCGGCGCTCAGGTCCGTGAGATCGCTGTCGCCACCGTCATGCGTCTGGTCGTCGGGACCGGGGCGGCGCTCGTCCTCGTCCACCTGTTCGACCTGCAGGGAGTGACGCGCGCCGTGATGATCCTCCAAGCGGCGATGCCGACAGCGGTGTTCACGGTGATCCTCGCCTCCGAGTTTCGCGCTGCCCCGCGCTTTGTCACAGGGGTGGTGCTCGCGACGACCCTCGGCGCGATCGTCACGATCACGCTGCTCGCGACGTGGCTCGGCGTCGGCTAA
- a CDS encoding A/G-specific adenine glycosylase, protein MTFWFSSERLASLHRAVLEWFASSGRDLPWRHTRDPYRILVAEVMLQQTQVDRVIPKYHDFLAAFPTLAALAAAPVAEVIRAWAGLGYNRRAVSLQRAAQAAVERFGGALPDDVAALESLPGVGRYTAAAIACFAFRRRVPVVDTNIRRVLGRVAGLPDLTEREAWQVAEAALPADAWTWNQALMDLGATICAARGPRCLLCPALAMCATRGEGRAVAEQRAGFRPARFEGSRRWYRGRAVAALRSLQPGESLPLAALGAAIKPDFSAADSDWIAALAEELAADGLARLDGERISLP, encoded by the coding sequence ATGACCTTCTGGTTCTCCAGCGAGCGGCTGGCGTCGCTCCACCGCGCCGTCCTCGAGTGGTTTGCCAGTTCCGGCCGCGACCTGCCTTGGCGGCACACCCGCGATCCCTACCGCATCCTCGTCGCCGAGGTGATGCTGCAGCAAACCCAGGTCGACCGGGTCATCCCAAAATACCACGACTTTCTCGCCGCCTTCCCGACGCTTGCCGCGCTGGCTGCTGCTCCGGTAGCGGAGGTGATCCGCGCCTGGGCGGGACTGGGCTACAACCGCCGCGCTGTCAGCCTCCAGCGCGCTGCTCAAGCTGCGGTCGAGCGGTTTGGGGGGGCGCTGCCGGACGACGTCGCGGCGTTGGAGTCGCTGCCCGGGGTCGGGCGCTACACTGCCGCCGCGATCGCATGCTTCGCCTTTCGGCGTCGGGTTCCGGTTGTCGACACCAATATCCGGCGGGTCCTCGGCCGGGTCGCCGGCCTGCCAGACCTGACAGAGCGCGAGGCGTGGCAGGTGGCGGAGGCGGCGCTGCCTGCCGACGCTTGGACGTGGAATCAGGCGCTGATGGACCTCGGCGCGACGATCTGCGCGGCGCGCGGTCCGCGCTGCCTGCTCTGTCCTGCGCTCGCGATGTGCGCCACCCGCGGCGAAGGGCGGGCGGTCGCGGAGCAGCGCGCTGGCTTCCGCCCGGCGCGCTTCGAGGGGTCGCGCCGCTGGTACCGAGGGCGGGCCGTTGCTGCGCTGCGCTCGCTGCAGCCGGGCGAGTCGCTGCCGCTCGCGGCGCTTGGCGCGGCGATCAAGCCGGACTTCTCCGCCGCCGATAGCGACTGGATCGCCGCGCTGGCTGAAGAATTGGCTGCCGACGGTCTCGCGCGCCTCGATGGCGAGCGGATTTCCCTGCCCTAA